From the Desulfofundulus luciae genome, the window GGCCGCAAGCCGGTTCACGCTGTTCCCGAGGAGACCCGGCAGCAGATCATCCAACTCGCCCAAACCATTTACAGGGGGTGCAATTATACTTTTCTTAGCGAGTTGCTCTGCGAACGGGAAGGAATCACCTTGAGTCCTTCTTCAGTGGGTCGCATCCTGAAAAGCGCCGGCATTCCGAGCCCGCGGAAGCACCGTCCGCCTAAACTGCACCGCCGTCGTCAGCGGAAACCCCAGTTTGGGATGCTGGTCTTGATCGATGGCAGCCATCATGATTGGCTCGAGGGAAGGGGACCAAAACTGGTTTTGCTTTTGGCGGTGGACGACGCCACCAGTATGATTTTGGCCGCCCTTTTCAGTCTAACGGAAGATTTCGAAGGTTACCGGCGTCTTCTTTTCGACCTGGTTACCCGTTACGGTATTCCTCTGGCCATTTACTCTGACCGGCACACCCTTTTCTTCCCCCCGGAAAAGGAAGTATCCCTTGAGCAGCAGTTGCTGGGAGAGGTTCGGCCGCTGACCCAAATCGGCCGCATTTTAAATGAGTTGGGGATTACCCATATCCCCGCCCGCTCCCCCCAGGCAAAGGGGCGCGTTGAAAGGGCTTTTGGGACTCTTCAGGAACGCCTGACCGTTGAGCTTCGCCTAGCGGGGGCATGTTCCCTCGAAGAGGCCAACGAGGTCCTTGGACGTTTTATTGAACGTTACAACCGGCAGTTCGCGGTACCCCCGGAAAGCTCTGCGTCTGCCTTTCGCCCCGTTCCTGCCCACTTGCGTTTGGAGCATGTTTTTTGCTGGAAGGAGCGCCGGGTTTTGAACCCTGGCTACACCATTCAGTACCAGAAACAGACCTACAGGGTGGTGAATACCAAAGGTGTTCCGGTCATTCCTTTGCGCACGGTGGTGGAGGTGCACAGGCTCGCTGACGGCAGTCTCTTTGTTGGCTGGAACGGCCACATTTACCCCCTTGAATCGGTTCCGGCGAGTTCCTTGTTACCGAAGAATAAAGAAGCTGGGAAAAAGGGCGGGCAGTCTATGGGCAGAAAACCCGCCCCCGACCACCCAT encodes:
- a CDS encoding ISNCY family transposase, whose product is VCDIVRVKSVSENVSMKEMVTLSQTELKRMLVLQRVLEGQISTFEAALVLGLSERQVYRLKAKFQSQGPAALVHGNRGRKPVHAVPEETRQQIIQLAQTIYRGCNYTFLSELLCEREGITLSPSSVGRILKSAGIPSPRKHRPPKLHRRRQRKPQFGMLVLIDGSHHDWLEGRGPKLVLLLAVDDATSMILAALFSLTEDFEGYRRLLFDLVTRYGIPLAIYSDRHTLFFPPEKEVSLEQQLLGEVRPLTQIGRILNELGITHIPARSPQAKGRVERAFGTLQERLTVELRLAGACSLEEANEVLGRFIERYNRQFAVPPESSASAFRPVPAHLRLEHVFCWKERRVLNPGYTIQYQKQTYRVVNTKGVPVIPLRTVVEVHRLADGSLFVGWNGHIYPLESVPASSLLPKNKEAGKKGGQSMGRKPAPDHPWRKPWKSSQINHGVSF